The sequence GGGCCCCGGTTGCGGTATTCAGGCACCGGCTGAGTCGGTCATGGACTGGGTTCGTGGCTGGCTGCCCTAGGGGCCCGCTAAATGGACATTCAAGAGGTTCGAACAGTGAGCAAGCAATGGATGATGGTTGTGGCAGCCGCTGCGCTGGTGCAGGGGTGCGCAACGGTTGAGCGGGGTGCGATTCCCGTGGTCGACTCCGGGGCTCCGGTATCGGAGGAGGTCTCCGTGCGGCAGCCCGGTCGCGTTGTCGGCCCGTCTGTTTCGACGGCGCAGCCTGCTCAGGATGCCGGCGTCACGGTCATGGTGCCGCAGCAGAACTCGGAGCCCTTGCAGACTTTTGCGGCTCCGGATGCCGCGTTCTCCGGAGGCTCGGATCCGGTGCCCGGCGCATCCTCACAATGGCATGCGCCGCAACCGACTCCAGCGCCGGCGCCAGCCCCCGCGCCGACGCCAAGCCGGCCCATGCCAAGCGGGATTCCCTCCAGCAGCGGCACGCTGTCGGCGGACGAACGACTCGATGGGCCGGTACTGGCGCTGCTCACCACGGCCCAGCAGCAGCAGGGCGGTGGTGATCTGAACGGCGCGGCATCCAGTCTCGAACGTGCTCAGCGGATCGCGCCTCGGGAGCCTCAGGTGCTGTATCGCCTGGCCCAGGTGCGCCTGGCCCAGGGCGATGCAGTACAGGCCGAGCAGCTCTCCCGGCGTGGCTTGAGTTATGCGAGTGGTCGCCCGGCCCTGCAGGCAAGTTTGTGGGAGCTGATCGCCCAGGCGCGTGAGCGCCAGGGTAATGCCGCAGGTGCCGCGCAGGCGCGCGAGCGAGCCAAGGTGGCACTGTAATGGATCGCCGTGTTGGCGCACTCGCCGACCAGTTGTTGCTGATAGAGCGCGAGCTGCGAGTGCGCGACCTTTGGACGTCGATACCGCCGGATCCTCAGGCGCTCGCCAGTCAGGTACCGTTTTGCGTCGATACGCTTTCGTTCGAGCAATGGCTGCAATGGATATTTCTGCCTCGGATGAAAACCATTCTGGAGCGAGATGAGGCGCTGCCGACCGTATCCGGAATTCTGACAATGGCCGAAGTGGTCTATCAGGGGCGTCCGGAGTCGATGGCCGGCCTGCTTCAGGCGCTGGAAACCTTCGACGTCCTGATTAGCCGCGGCGAAGTGTAACGCGTGCCGGCCGAGACGGCTGGCACCGGCTCCGTCATGTTTCAATTGCAGGTTTCAGCGATTTTCTGTTGGGTTTCGCTGATGCGGCCCTGGCGTTCCTCTTCGTTCAGTCGGCGTACTTCGCCGTCGGTTTCCATGCGTACGCGCGGGTTGTTCTGTAGTTGCGCCAGGTTGGTCCGCAGCGTCGTGCAGTAACGCTGCCGCTCCGCTTCCTGCTCGGCTACCTGTCGTTTTACCTGGCTGTCGATACGGCGCTGCTCCGAATCCCCCGAGAGGTCGGGTTGCTCCGGTGCGGTCGCGACGGGTCGGGGCGGTGGGGTCGCGGTGTTGAGCGTTTCAGCGGACTGGCCTTGTGGCGGCTGCGCGCCGAAATGGGTAATGCCCTGAGCATCCACCCACTTGTAAACCTGGCCGGCCGTGACACTGCCGCTCAATGCAAGCAGAAGACCGCCCGCGAGAATCGTCAAACGCATGCTAAACCCTTCTGTGGATACACAACCAAGCCGGTACTATACGCAAAACCCAGGCGACTCCATTCTGCGCTGGATCACAGCTGAAAGAGCCCGACGACCAACGGCGGGCTTGACTTGGCTGAGCCTAATCCGAACAATTCCATGCTTGCTGTTCTGATCGGCCGGCTAAACGGGCCTTTCAGTCAATCATGAGGTGCACACCCGCGCCGACCTGTAACACCCGCAACGCGTTACCTCGCGCTGGGAGGGGCGCCCCGCAACACTTTGGGGCTTTCCTAATACTTGCTAGTCAGCAGCTGACGTAGTCGGCGACCACCGTCGCCCATGCGCTGTCTTGCAGTAAACCTATTTCTGGCCGGTCCGACGCGGGGCGGCCATCTGGCGTTCTAGAGGTGAACAACGTGGAACTTTTATCCGGCGCTGAAATGGTCGTCCGCTTCTTGCGCGACGAAGGCGTTAAGTACATCTACGGTTATCCGGGCGGCGCCTTGCTGCACATCTACGATGCGCTGTTCAAGGAAAAGGAAGTCACGCACATCCTCGTTCGCCATGAACA is a genomic window of Stutzerimonas stutzeri containing:
- a CDS encoding tetratricopeptide repeat protein — protein: MMVVAAAALVQGCATVERGAIPVVDSGAPVSEEVSVRQPGRVVGPSVSTAQPAQDAGVTVMVPQQNSEPLQTFAAPDAAFSGGSDPVPGASSQWHAPQPTPAPAPAPAPTPSRPMPSGIPSSSGTLSADERLDGPVLALLTTAQQQQGGGDLNGAASSLERAQRIAPREPQVLYRLAQVRLAQGDAVQAEQLSRRGLSYASGRPALQASLWELIAQARERQGNAAGAAQARERAKVAL
- a CDS encoding YqcC family protein, with the protein product MDRRVGALADQLLLIERELRVRDLWTSIPPDPQALASQVPFCVDTLSFEQWLQWIFLPRMKTILERDEALPTVSGILTMAEVVYQGRPESMAGLLQALETFDVLISRGEV
- a CDS encoding DUF4124 domain-containing protein, yielding MRLTILAGGLLLALSGSVTAGQVYKWVDAQGITHFGAQPPQGQSAETLNTATPPPRPVATAPEQPDLSGDSEQRRIDSQVKRQVAEQEAERQRYCTTLRTNLAQLQNNPRVRMETDGEVRRLNEEERQGRISETQQKIAETCN